In the Canis lupus dingo isolate Sandy chromosome 36, ASM325472v2, whole genome shotgun sequence genome, one interval contains:
- the CSRNP3 gene encoding cysteine/serine-rich nuclear protein 3 isoform X1 — translation MRSQGTCDSAAAMSGILKRKFEEVDGSSPCSSVRESDDEVSSSESADSGDSVNPSTSNHFPPSSILKREKRLRTKNVHFSCVTVYYFTRRQGFTSVPSQGGSTLGMSSRHNSVRQYTLGEFAREQERLHREMLREHLREEKLNSLKLKMTKNGTVESEEASTLTVDDISDDDIDLDNTEVDEYFFLQPLPTKKRRALLRASGVKKIDVEEKHELRAIRLSREDCGCDCRVFCDPETCTCSLAGIKCQVDRMSFPCGCTKEGCSNTAGRIEFNPIRVRTHFLHTIMKLELEKSREQQIPALNGCHAEASAHGSAVGPVAHSVEYSIADNFEIEAEPQAAVLHLQSAEELDCQGEEEEEEEEEEEEEEEEEEEEDGSSFCSGVTDSSTQSLAPSESEEEEEEEEDEDEEEEEDEDDDDKGDSFVDGLGAHAEVVPLPSVLCYSDGGAVHEGPAKGASFYASSSTLYYQIDSHVPGPPGPAADGYSAREPGKAGALSLVPYSMTPEQFADYARQAEEAYGPPHYPAASPSVIVCCSSADDGGVPCTSLYPDRRPSHPQVEFHSYLKGPPPEGFVSPLHGDGHLPEHPAEKPLSLADKSRLHDECITSPVVETVPV, via the exons ccTCCTCCATCCTCAAAAGAGAGAAGCGGCTAAGGACAAAGAATGTGCATTTCAGTTGTGTCACCGTGTACTACTTCACCAGGAGGCAAGGCTTCACGAGCGTGCCCAGTCAAGGGGGCAGCACCCTGGGCATGTCCAGCCGCCATAACAGCGTGCGCCAGTACACTCTTGGTGAATTtgcaagagagcaagagaggctcCACCGGGAGATGTTGAGAGAACACCTCAGGGAGGAAAAACTGAACTCTTTAAAACTAAAG ATGACCAAGAATGGCACAGTGGAATCCGAAGAAGCTAGCACCCTTACCGTGGATGACATTTCGGATGATGATATTGATTTAGACAACACCGAGGTAGACGAGTACTTCTTCCTGCAACCGCTGCCGACGAAGAAAAGGAGAGCGCTGCTGCGGGCCTCTGGGGTGAAGAAGATTGACGTGGAAGAAAAGCATGAGCTGCGCGCCATCCGCCTGTCGCGGGAGGACTGTGGCTGCGACTGCCGAGTGTTCTGTGATCCAGAAACGTGTACCTGCAGCCTGGCGGGCATCAAGTGTCAG GTGGATCGAATGTCTTTCCCGTGCGGCTGCACGAAAGAAGGATGTAGTAACACAGCAGGTAGAATTGAGTTTAACCCCATCCGTGTCCGGACTCACTTTTTGCACACGATAATGAAACTTGAACTGGAGAAGAGCCGGGAGCAGCAGATCCCGGCGCTGAACGGCTGCCACGCGGAGGCGAGCGCGCACGGCAGCGCCGTGGGCCCCGTGGCGCACTCGGTGGAATATTCCATCGCGGACAATTTCGAGATCGAAGCCGAGCCGCAGGCCGCCGTGCTGCACCTGCAGTCCGCCGAGGAGCTGGACTgccaaggagaggaggaggaggaggaggaagaggaggaggaggaggaggaagaggaggaggaggaggaggacggcaGCAGCTTCTGCAGCGGAGTCACCGACTCGAGCACCCAGAGCCTGGCGCCCAGTGagtcggaggaggaggaggaggaggaggaggacgaggacgaggaggaggaggaggacgaggacgaCGACGACAAAGGGGACAGCTTCGTGGACGGCCTGGGCGCGCACGCCGAGGTGGTGCCTCTGCCGTCGGTCCTGTGCTACTCCGACGGCGGCGCGGTGCACGAGGGCCCGGCCAAGGGCGCGTCCTTCTACGCCAGCTCCTCCACCCTCTACTACCAAATAGACAGCCACGTCCCGGggccgcccggcccggccgccgaCGGCTACTCCGCCCGGGAGCCCGGGAAGGCCGGGGCCCTCTCGCTGGTGCCTTACAGCATGACGCCCGAGCAGTTCGCCGACTACGCCCGGCAGGCCGAGGAGGCCTACGGGCCCCCCCACTACCCGGCCGCCAGCCCCTCGGTCATCGTGTGCTGCTCGTCGGCCGACGACGGCGGCGTGCCCTGCACCAGCCTGTACCCCGACCGCAGGCCCAGCCACCCGCAGGTGGAATTCCACTCGTACTTGAAGGGCCCCCCCCCGGAAGGGTTCGTGTCCCCGTTGCACGGGGACGGCCACCTCCCCGAGCACCCCGCGGAGAAGCCTTTGAGTCTGGCCGACAAGAGCAGACTGCACGACGAGTGCATCACGTCCCCCGTGGTGGAGACGGTCCCCGTGTAG
- the CSRNP3 gene encoding cysteine/serine-rich nuclear protein 3 isoform X2: protein MSGILKRKFEEVDGSSPCSSVRESDDEVSSSESADSGDSVNPSTSNHFPPSSILKREKRLRTKNVHFSCVTVYYFTRRQGFTSVPSQGGSTLGMSSRHNSVRQYTLGEFAREQERLHREMLREHLREEKLNSLKLKMTKNGTVESEEASTLTVDDISDDDIDLDNTEVDEYFFLQPLPTKKRRALLRASGVKKIDVEEKHELRAIRLSREDCGCDCRVFCDPETCTCSLAGIKCQVDRMSFPCGCTKEGCSNTAGRIEFNPIRVRTHFLHTIMKLELEKSREQQIPALNGCHAEASAHGSAVGPVAHSVEYSIADNFEIEAEPQAAVLHLQSAEELDCQGEEEEEEEEEEEEEEEEEEEEDGSSFCSGVTDSSTQSLAPSESEEEEEEEEDEDEEEEEDEDDDDKGDSFVDGLGAHAEVVPLPSVLCYSDGGAVHEGPAKGASFYASSSTLYYQIDSHVPGPPGPAADGYSAREPGKAGALSLVPYSMTPEQFADYARQAEEAYGPPHYPAASPSVIVCCSSADDGGVPCTSLYPDRRPSHPQVEFHSYLKGPPPEGFVSPLHGDGHLPEHPAEKPLSLADKSRLHDECITSPVVETVPV, encoded by the exons ccTCCTCCATCCTCAAAAGAGAGAAGCGGCTAAGGACAAAGAATGTGCATTTCAGTTGTGTCACCGTGTACTACTTCACCAGGAGGCAAGGCTTCACGAGCGTGCCCAGTCAAGGGGGCAGCACCCTGGGCATGTCCAGCCGCCATAACAGCGTGCGCCAGTACACTCTTGGTGAATTtgcaagagagcaagagaggctcCACCGGGAGATGTTGAGAGAACACCTCAGGGAGGAAAAACTGAACTCTTTAAAACTAAAG ATGACCAAGAATGGCACAGTGGAATCCGAAGAAGCTAGCACCCTTACCGTGGATGACATTTCGGATGATGATATTGATTTAGACAACACCGAGGTAGACGAGTACTTCTTCCTGCAACCGCTGCCGACGAAGAAAAGGAGAGCGCTGCTGCGGGCCTCTGGGGTGAAGAAGATTGACGTGGAAGAAAAGCATGAGCTGCGCGCCATCCGCCTGTCGCGGGAGGACTGTGGCTGCGACTGCCGAGTGTTCTGTGATCCAGAAACGTGTACCTGCAGCCTGGCGGGCATCAAGTGTCAG GTGGATCGAATGTCTTTCCCGTGCGGCTGCACGAAAGAAGGATGTAGTAACACAGCAGGTAGAATTGAGTTTAACCCCATCCGTGTCCGGACTCACTTTTTGCACACGATAATGAAACTTGAACTGGAGAAGAGCCGGGAGCAGCAGATCCCGGCGCTGAACGGCTGCCACGCGGAGGCGAGCGCGCACGGCAGCGCCGTGGGCCCCGTGGCGCACTCGGTGGAATATTCCATCGCGGACAATTTCGAGATCGAAGCCGAGCCGCAGGCCGCCGTGCTGCACCTGCAGTCCGCCGAGGAGCTGGACTgccaaggagaggaggaggaggaggaggaagaggaggaggaggaggaggaagaggaggaggaggaggaggacggcaGCAGCTTCTGCAGCGGAGTCACCGACTCGAGCACCCAGAGCCTGGCGCCCAGTGagtcggaggaggaggaggaggaggaggaggacgaggacgaggaggaggaggaggacgaggacgaCGACGACAAAGGGGACAGCTTCGTGGACGGCCTGGGCGCGCACGCCGAGGTGGTGCCTCTGCCGTCGGTCCTGTGCTACTCCGACGGCGGCGCGGTGCACGAGGGCCCGGCCAAGGGCGCGTCCTTCTACGCCAGCTCCTCCACCCTCTACTACCAAATAGACAGCCACGTCCCGGggccgcccggcccggccgccgaCGGCTACTCCGCCCGGGAGCCCGGGAAGGCCGGGGCCCTCTCGCTGGTGCCTTACAGCATGACGCCCGAGCAGTTCGCCGACTACGCCCGGCAGGCCGAGGAGGCCTACGGGCCCCCCCACTACCCGGCCGCCAGCCCCTCGGTCATCGTGTGCTGCTCGTCGGCCGACGACGGCGGCGTGCCCTGCACCAGCCTGTACCCCGACCGCAGGCCCAGCCACCCGCAGGTGGAATTCCACTCGTACTTGAAGGGCCCCCCCCCGGAAGGGTTCGTGTCCCCGTTGCACGGGGACGGCCACCTCCCCGAGCACCCCGCGGAGAAGCCTTTGAGTCTGGCCGACAAGAGCAGACTGCACGACGAGTGCATCACGTCCCCCGTGGTGGAGACGGTCCCCGTGTAG